A window of Streptomyces gilvosporeus contains these coding sequences:
- a CDS encoding AQJ64_40280 family protein has product MTNLNTVVTWVDARERLPRCGAPVAAAITGRYPADSAAESEAGTALGEEFWLVRPMVFTTLHWSEDGAEHRDCFVDSDGVVRLPYGLTSEETVTHWAELPTLPGGTTHGVLGEDVQSALQNAWGAPTTA; this is encoded by the coding sequence ATGACGAATCTGAACACCGTGGTGACGTGGGTGGACGCACGCGAGAGGCTGCCTCGGTGCGGTGCGCCGGTGGCGGCAGCGATCACGGGCCGGTATCCGGCCGACAGCGCCGCCGAATCCGAGGCCGGTACGGCGTTGGGTGAGGAATTTTGGCTGGTGAGGCCGATGGTCTTCACGACTCTGCACTGGAGTGAGGACGGGGCGGAGCACCGGGACTGCTTCGTCGACTCCGACGGCGTCGTCCGTTTGCCTTACGGCCTCACCAGCGAGGAAACCGTGACGCACTGGGCTGAGTTGCCCACCCTGCCAGGCGGGACGACGCACGGCGTTCTCGGGGAAGACGTGCAGTCGGCTCTCCAGAACGCGTGGGGCGCTCCTACCACCGCCTGA
- a CDS encoding TetR/AcrR family transcriptional regulator: MAAAASSPRARYREQTRNEIKKIALTQLAEGGASAVAFTRIAKEAGLSGPALYRYFASRDDLLHSLVRDAYDDIAAAVGHVAADLPDSPAAALHRLADAYLDWATAEPHRYLLIQGTPIPGYAAPPDTVRRARATMGPFVKVFATGRPTDAVQPVVDEMTAWVRQDETVADWLREYAGLTSDDPNAGCALAGPVLAWSHLHGTVSLEVSGQYAGMGHHARTLLTAQMAMLATAFRLP; the protein is encoded by the coding sequence ATGGCCGCTGCGGCATCCAGCCCCCGGGCCCGGTACCGGGAGCAGACCCGCAACGAGATCAAGAAGATCGCCCTGACGCAGCTGGCCGAAGGCGGGGCCTCCGCCGTGGCCTTCACCCGTATCGCCAAGGAGGCCGGGCTGTCCGGTCCCGCGCTGTACCGGTACTTCGCCAGCCGCGACGACCTTCTCCACAGCCTGGTCCGGGATGCCTACGACGACATCGCCGCCGCTGTCGGGCACGTAGCCGCCGACCTGCCCGACAGCCCTGCCGCAGCGCTGCACCGCCTGGCCGACGCCTACCTCGACTGGGCCACCGCCGAACCCCACCGCTACCTGCTGATCCAGGGAACCCCGATCCCCGGCTATGCGGCCCCGCCCGACACGGTGCGCCGCGCCCGCGCCACCATGGGCCCCTTCGTGAAAGTCTTCGCCACCGGCCGGCCCACCGATGCAGTCCAGCCGGTTGTCGACGAAATGACCGCCTGGGTGCGCCAGGACGAAACGGTCGCCGACTGGCTGCGCGAATACGCGGGCCTCACCTCCGACGACCCGAACGCGGGCTGCGCCCTTGCCGGCCCGGTGCTGGCCTGGTCCCACCTGCACGGCACCGTGAGCCTGGAAGTTTCCGGCCAATACGCAGGCATGGGCCACCATGCCCGAACGCTCTTGACGGCCCAGATGGCCATGCTGGCCACCGCCTTCCGCCTCCCCTGA
- a CDS encoding NAD-dependent epimerase/dehydratase family protein: protein MNAADLHVVLGSGPAGSTLAGELARRGHAVRLVDRSGTGATPDGVTRVKGDVGTVEGARAAIKGAVVVYHCVNVAYHLQIDAMPGIQQAVLGAVETEGARLVVLDTLYPYGETHGRVMTEDTPWSATSAKGRMRAALDEEYLAAHREGRARVVLGRSADFVGPGVLNSTLGGAVFPGALTGTEVLALGDIDLLHSYTDIRNVAAGLATLGEHPDGDGRVWHLPTDAARTTREIFQQIERKIGQPLKTTVMSEPRPFGPFDEVFMGSYAELFYQHTEAQVMDSTAIQDAFGIKPIALDTTLDDTLAWYRSFLARAQH, encoded by the coding sequence ATGAACGCCGCTGATCTCCACGTCGTCCTGGGCTCCGGGCCGGCCGGCTCGACTCTCGCCGGTGAGCTGGCCCGCCGGGGACACGCGGTCCGTCTCGTCGACCGCTCCGGGACCGGCGCGACCCCCGACGGAGTCACCCGCGTCAAGGGCGACGTCGGCACCGTCGAGGGCGCCCGGGCCGCCATCAAGGGCGCCGTCGTCGTGTACCACTGCGTCAACGTCGCCTACCACCTGCAGATAGACGCGATGCCGGGCATCCAGCAGGCCGTGCTCGGCGCGGTCGAGACCGAAGGCGCCCGCCTGGTCGTACTCGACACCCTCTACCCCTACGGCGAGACCCACGGCCGGGTCATGACCGAGGACACCCCGTGGAGCGCGACCAGCGCCAAGGGCAGGATGCGGGCCGCCCTCGACGAGGAGTACCTGGCGGCGCACCGCGAGGGCCGCGCCCGCGTGGTTCTCGGCCGCTCGGCGGACTTCGTCGGCCCCGGAGTGCTCAACTCCACCCTGGGCGGCGCCGTCTTCCCCGGCGCCCTGACCGGAACCGAGGTGCTGGCGCTGGGCGACATAGACCTGCTGCACAGCTACACCGACATCCGCAACGTTGCCGCCGGCCTGGCCACCCTGGGGGAACACCCCGACGGCGACGGCCGCGTCTGGCACCTGCCGACCGATGCGGCCCGGACCACCCGCGAGATCTTCCAGCAGATCGAGCGGAAGATCGGGCAGCCCCTGAAGACCACCGTCATGAGCGAGCCGCGCCCCTTCGGGCCGTTCGACGAGGTGTTCATGGGCTCCTACGCCGAGCTGTTCTACCAGCACACGGAAGCACAGGTCATGGACTCCACCGCGATCCAGGACGCCTTCGGCATCAAGCCGATCGCCCTCGACACGACCCTGGACGACACCCTCGCCTGGTACCGCTCCTTCCTTGCTCGGGCCCAGCACTGA